The sequence below is a genomic window from Mytilus edulis chromosome 2, xbMytEdul2.2, whole genome shotgun sequence.
GTGTTGTCCCCAGAtgacttttgaaatgttttttatcATTGAGAACGCTCCAAATTTTCTgccaaaattgaaatatcttttttagctcaacggtgacctatattttttattataattttcaacaaataaGCTGTACCTAAActaaacttttgtaaaatttgagcgatttctgtaattaagttctttttcatttcgatattacctctttttcctattagttcaacagaaaaaagttcCTCTACggaaatgtatgcttctttcgaaaccagattgtgagcgtaaataaacGGTGACCCcctgtttttactgttttttctaTTGAGTATAAGGTAAATgttcttttatagaaaaatatagcaaaatcctatgttataaaaaaatgatttagacccgagAGCCCCTTAACCATGTATAGTTGTGTTAAACAGCACATACTTCGAATTTACTGTAAAGATTAAATTTTAAGATACAAGACACTTTGCGAATATTATCGTTTTGATTTTACATTGTGTTTGTGTGCTAGCGCTGCACTATGTTTCAGTGTTGCAGTATGCGTCTCGCTTGGTTGATTATCATTTGGAATACGGCAAGTACAAAGCACAAATATCATTTTGGGTAGTAACTATCGTATCAAAAGGTATGTAGATACAAAAGGGAATGAAATAATACAAAGATAACATCACCTTGACTTGTGACCATAATTAAATCAAAGAAGAAAGGACTTAATAGAAGTAAAAAACAAACCGGCACAAATAACTGATAAAATTTTGTGCATTATTTGTTATTGAACTTCTACATCTGCTCCAAAAGAGGAAGCACTTTCTGCTTTACTTTTTGCTAAACCGTCGTTTAGTTATACACATGTATTATGAACGGGATATCTGCTACTCGGTTGACAACTACTGTTGCATCAAATAATAAGTTCATTCATAATCATAATTCATAACAACTAATGTCTCTAAACATTCTGCTATTTGAAAATACGTGTTTAGTCTCTCAATGCATTGTTTTGAATTACATTTTGTACAAACAGGTTGGTTGACTGCAGCATATGTTTGTCAAGTTGTGGGAATCGTCAGTTCAACAGCTACATTCATATCCGTTCTGCTGTTCACATGTTCATCAAGGACAAGAGGACAAAAATATACAAGAAGAATATTTCAGAATTTAGCTTTATTCACAGGTAATTGTTACAACTTACAAGACTAATttataatgtaaacaaataacaacTATGTTTTAAAAGCACAAGATCATGCTTTCGTTGTGATGTTAATTGCGGACACCCAAGACCAAGTACAAAATAAACTTCAAGTTAGgaaatcaaataaagaaaaaacaaaaggaTCATAGAAATGATAATATGACAGCAAATACCATATAAGATATAAAGATGTGATGCTATTGGCATTGAAAATCCACCAAGTCCAAATGCAGTTGATGAAAGCAGTTATAAGCAATCGTAAGGCCTTCAACGGTGGAAAAAACATGCCTTACAATTCCTGACATGCACAATTTAAAACTTTTCAATATTGAAAAACTAACGTACTtatgtataacaaaacaataaacgccatacaaatatgacagacataaaccaacgacaGACACTGAAATATAGAACTATCCATATTTACTAAACTGGTCAGAGAGTTCGCAGTTTCATAATAGTATAACTATATTTAATCAAGAATTATTACAGTGCTGAAAAATTAGTATTTCACTTTGTTATAGGTACAATTATAGGTTCAAGTGCTGCAATCTACGCTGGTTATTACTGGAAGAACCACATTCTTCAAGACCACCATCTTGGCACTTCATTTACAATTGTTGTTCTTGCTTGTCTCTCTTTCTTAACCGTGTGGTTAATAATAAGTGTGAATGGATGCACAGGTAACTAACAAATATGATACACGGCATATGTTCTACTAGATAGCCGACAAATTTCCTTGGTACATTACAAATATGTAAATGGAGCAAATCTATCAGCTGATTGTCTGATCAGCCGTTCAAACAAGGATAATGTTCAATAGATACGATGTTCCTTTTTCctttatattttcaatatgaaTGATCGCTGTTAGAGTGTTGTACCAGCTGTGTTCTTGCCAACTGGGCCAaccatatatttttaaacatctGCTAAGTTGCAACTTTTATGAGTAAGAGTACTTGTAAACTTGGAGCCAAAATGGACTGTTTCTGTGAAAGACGACATGACACCATGCAGACTCGTATCGTGTGAACAAGGAACGTAAATATCCAGACGAGTTTTAATATGTTCTATCGAGTAACGTTTGATTAACTACTTTTCGAGATAAGAATAGTAGGTTCATATTgttttcttatcccatgcatagcttaccttagccgtatttggcacaattgtttgaaatttttggtcctcaatgctcttcaattttgtactttttggctttataaatattttgatctgagcgtcaataatgagtcttatgttgacgaaacgtattaaattataatccttgtacctatAATTTGATAAACTATTCATATCCCAAAAACCTAGTTTCAAACCGCTATTTATTTATGGCATGGTCCAAAGTAAGGCATTTTATTGGTGGTTGTCTTTTATATTGCCTAATGTTTTTTATGTTTAGGAGTATGTTGTTGAAATAAGATTCTGTTTAATTTAATCACAACTGTTACTAGATTTggaactaaaattgagaatggaaatggggaatgtgccaaagagacaacaacccgaccatagaaaaaaaacaacagcagaaggtcaccaacaggtcttcaatgcagcgagaaattcccgcagccggaggcgtccttcagctggcccctaaacaaatatatactagttcagtgataatgaacgccatactaatttccaaattgtactaTTGCAATTTGGAACTATATAGATAAAGACCTATGTATATTGCTGAAGACCATGTTTCTCTCCAGAGTTTAGTTTGTTATTGCATAGCTGTTTCTTGGCGCCATCCTACATTTCATATTCGTACTTTAATCTGTACTATCGCCTTGGAAAATTATATCACGTATAGAAATTTCACATTTCCATCATCCGCTATATTTGtatcaaaaaatgaaatgttacaGTTGGTGAGTGGTTTCAATTAAATTCTTAGTTGTCTTTCTTACATTcgatattgtttattttatacaaaattcaaacaagaaaatacaaaaaatacatttcCCATTATATATTAGTGTTACATTTATTTTGATAGGATACTTTGAGGAAGCTCCGCCATCTTGCCCAACTGCACAAACGCCTTTGCTTTCTTCTGCTTCGCAAAGAGATAGGACCACAAGTAATACTTCTACAATAGGACAAATACCAACATGTGCTATCTGTGTTGAAAATCAACGTGACGTGATATTTAACTGTGGACATTTGGTATGCTGCAATATATGTGCAACAACATTACAAAACTCGGGATGTTATATCTGCCCAAGTTGTAGAAGACCAATAACATCACAAAGACGTGTGTATATCTAACTATTGattcaaaatgaataatttgttttgtacatgtacgatttctttttacattttgcTTTATATAAGTAATggatttatatttctttttttttgtaaatatcatTCGATAGTTTATCGTGCCACAAGATATTGCCAATGAAAGGGTAAACATAGTGTCCTTTTGGCACATAGAATTTGAATACCCAATTTGCAATATATCTAACCATTTTTGATTGTTTATTAAGGCATACTGTACAGTTTTTATCCCACATGATTTTTTCACGAATATTTTGCATACAATCTAATTTTCACCTAGCTTTTTcaaatatgcaataaaatatACCTTGATGCACTTTCAAAGATAATTGGGATCACAATTTTAAACATTAATTACTTAAAGTTTTGGTTTCTTTGACATTTCTATTCTTCATACAGTGTCAAGTCatgggtcatttaaaaaaaatgatgggtccatgaactcgttttcaaacaCTTTTCCCGACATGTTtcaataataatatttacattgaaGTTAAACGAGTAAAGCATACATGGCTAAAATGGCTGCGATTTCACCACAAATTTTACTCTGAATAtcgacaaacctgtgcatctagAAAAGTTTTTAAGCATAACATAcccaagataaataaataaaggcaacagtagtataccgctgttcaaaactcataaatctatggacaaaaaaaaacaaaatcggggtaacaaactaaaactgagagaaacgcattaaatattagaggagaacaacgacacaccattaaaatgtaagacacacagcaacggactaagcattaaacaaaatccgatgagaataatcaatataacatcaaaaccaaatacatgaatttgggatagaaaagtaccgtgacatgtcacgttaaaattgaatattcagccattttagccaaagggtccacaGAAACCTTAACAATGCTAATCATCAAGTTAGATAACCATTCAGAGATATACTTGAGAATCACAAATTGACACAATGTTACAACGTTCATTTAATAAGAAATTTATAGTTACCAGTTTAtaatatatcaacttttaatgTTTCATTGACCACAGATGTTTGCGAAAAATAAGAGACGAAATATTATAAAGATATAGTTTTTTGAAAGGAAaggaaaagtaaaataattttaattaagttttattttaaattttaatcttttCCAACCATTTCTTTGAGAAGCGTAATTGCTCAATTCTAATGATCAGTAATGCAGTATTTGAAGATTTAATATAACATGGCAaaataaattttcatcaaaatgaaaTATTCGTTTCTTGCcgaaaaggaaaaaaatcaaaaagactaaaaactaaaaaaactaaaGCTTAAAAATTTGGGGTCACTATAGGACCTTTGTTTATACAGGAGGTCATATTTTGATCAGATCAGAAGGAACTGTTCCTTTATTTTTTAGGAGTAATTTCCTGGAACTAGTCCGAAATAAAGTAGTGCTGAATTTTTCGAGAACATGTGAGAAAGATAAGAATGATAGCTTTCAATCTTACCCTCTATAATTAAGAAATTCCTGACATCACCCATGTGCTGAAAAATAGGACGCTCGAAtcaataaaagttaataaaaaaagaagaaaaaaggccAAAATTGCGAACatagttgtagagcattgaggaccaaatattctGTATGATGATATCGttcagattgaaataaacaattaatttccccttAGGCAACAATGATAGCCTTTTTTGAGATGCAGaatttagaaagttgattttttcaaCGAAACTTTGCTAGAATTACAGAAAAGTTATtcggacagtattttttggtctaaaaaaatataggttcgtgTTGCTATTCTTAACGTATTTTGTACTTACAtgtatctcccatgcctatcaattttgaatttaaaaatacgtgtctcgtcctagcgttgaaaagacATCTCATTTCCGTTAAGACtaaggaaaataatttgtttggCCTATGATATAATGCAGaatgcacgaagtctctaataataaaaaaaaataacgggcgcacatatcaaCCAATTAGGATAAGCTATACTTTTAAtgctgaataccatgttatgctcagaaaatggctgcgcccatacaatctaatggtgtattgtaaccttcACGTAAACAATCTTAGTTTTTTGAAAACCGCAAAAAAAGactattttgttttttgattgttttttctttcattttcggTAACGATAGAAATATCtcgattaaataaaaaaatatactacTGTGAAATATAAAATCTTCATATACTTTTTGAATGATTTAGAGCATAAACTTTGAGCAAGCACGCAACTCACGTTAATTGTAAGAAAgattgaaatctaaaataaaacgtGAACAAAATTTAATTGTTTCCTTTCTGAAAAGGGTAATGCATTTATTGGTCCGTCCCTTATTATTTGCGAATGAGACATCTGTGGTCAATCAAACATATAAAAGCGTCATATCACGTAATTGTTATTAGTAGAACGTTTTAGCATAATGTCAATTTTGGATTTTCAGACATATCTCTGAAAGGTTCTCtaacatgttgatttttttttaaatttagtggTCGACATGATTGGTCGGTAGCTTTATTGGTCGCTTGAATTAGTAACGAGCTTGAGTCTGGTACAGTATGTCTATGATTTTTAGTCTGACTGTGTAATTGGGTTAAAAACAAACACCATAAAACATAATTACAAACCTAATAGTTCGTAGTTCTTTAATGCTGTTTTTTGTGTACTGTCCTAACTTATTTAAggtattcgttgttattctgtggttaacatgtcgaaatgtactattatattattttttagtgtatttctctgtcctgggtgttcttgcattaatttgtactgtattcctgtcatgtaatgttgtcatattACCGGTATATTTAACAGTGCAATAAAGCGCGAAGGTTCAACCCACCAGTTTTCTTCTTCAAATGTctagtaccaagtcaggaatatggcagttgttatgaTCTatttgtgttgcattgtcgtttgtttttttgttgcacttcaatgtttctgttgtttcgttgtttctctcatataattgatgtgtttccctcggttttggttcaataccctgatttgttttctctcaaccaatttattacttttgaacagggtatactactgttaccttta
It includes:
- the LOC139512508 gene encoding uncharacterized protein, whose protein sequence is MSVADTLVLGIDNFVACTGCIKCTFWILFIGIILQIVGFTGNTWSVSSTSQHGLHCLCHRPTDMDVSVLCCDLFDTGWLTAAYVCQVVGIVSSTATFISVLLFTCSSRTRGQKYTRRIFQNLALFTGTIIGSSAAIYAGYYWKNHILQDHHLGTSFTIVVLACLSFLTVWLIISVNGCTGYFEEAPPSCPTAQTPLLSSASQRDRTTSNTSTIGQIPTCAICVENQRDVIFNCGHLVCCNICATTLQNSGCYICPSCRRPITSQRRVYI